A region of Enoplosus armatus isolate fEnoArm2 chromosome 14, fEnoArm2.hap1, whole genome shotgun sequence DNA encodes the following proteins:
- the mul3 gene encoding mitochondrial ubiquitin ligase activator of nfkb 1-A has translation MGDFSVNPLVLIGVGSSFAFSGLFYHLYQEKKKELKKLKEIPIFKPDQHLVRVLKASPHQRLQYVAVEGLVQADGEPLASQFVPRCFGVIQKITVEEHWKYWNSISRTWNSRTMNRKETNNSVPFSLVSPGAYITDLYVKVQNPLEASGCYLESVYFKVRRAEEGLVDVVMQGLSGEKPVAMEESEELLRVGSTMTGFGEVVLEGGQVMRLQAPHGGRKYILVPTDYKSFLDRHEGSASMWKTLTAVTGITGASLLARVIYGLVGKQDDRSKVLRSLDYSGREGQKRIPNTG, from the exons ATGGGGGACTTTTCTGTGAACCCGCTGGTTTTGATTGGTGTCGGGTCCAGCTTTGCATTCTCGGGCCTTTTCTATCATTTAtaccaagaaaagaaaaaagagttGAAAAAGCTCAAG gAAATACCCATTTTCAAGCCAGATCAACATTTGGTGAGAGTACTGAAAGCATCTCCCCACCAGCGACTTCAGTACGTTGCTGTTGAAG GGCTGGTCCAGGCAGATGGGGAGCCTCTGGCCAGCCAGTTTGTCCCAAGATGCTTTGGTGTGATTCAGAAGATAACAGTGGAGGAGCACTGGAAATACTGGAACTCCATCAGCAGGACATG GAATTCTCGGACCATGAACAGAAAAGAAACCAACAACTCGGTGCCCTTCAGTCTGGTCAGCCCTGGAGCCTACATCACTGACTTGTACGTGAAGGTTCAAAACCCTCTGGAGGCCTCTGGGTGCTACCTGGAGAGTGTTTATTTCAAAGTGAGACGTGCTGAGGAGGGCTTGGTGGACGTGGTGATGCAGGGCCTCAGCGGGGAGAAACCTGTGGCGatggaggagagtgaggagtTGCTGCGGGTGGGGAGCACCATGACTGGTTTTGGTGAGGTGGTGCTGGAGGGGGGCCAGGTGATGAGGCTGCAGGCCCCGCATGGCGGCCGCAAGTATATCCTGGTACCCACTGACTACAAGAGCTTCTTGGACAGGCACGAGGGATCAGCCAGCATGTGGAAGACGCTGACTGCTGTCACTGGCATCACAGGGGCTTCTCTTCTCGCCAGGGTCATTTATGGCTTGGTGGGAAAACAGGACGACAGATCAAA GGTGCTTCGAAGCCTTGACTACAGTGGCCGTGAGGGGCAAAAACGCATTCCAAACACTGGATGA
- the eif2b5 gene encoding translation initiation factor eIF2B subunit epsilon, producing the protein MAGKGGKQSRSGSGFSGRKGAGEQEEEEQPLQAVLVADSFNRRFFPVTKDQPRALLPLGNVAMIDYTLEFLTSTGVQETFVFCCWMASKIKEHLLKSKWCRPTSPNTVHIITSELYRSLGDVLRDVDTKSLVRSDFVLVYGDVVSNIDISQALQEHRHRRKMDKNISVMTMMFKESSPGHRSRCEEDDVIVAMDSKSQRILHYQKTQGLKRLQFPMNIFHSGSDEFEIRHDLLDCHISICSPQVAELFTDNFDYQTRNDFVRGMLVNEEILGNQIHMHVTKDGYGVRVSNLLMYDSVSSDLVRRWVYPLTPEANFIDQKGRSCTHSRHNVYRGSGVSLGHGSQMEENVLIGCDTSIGANCYISNSVIGNNCTIGDNVNLDHAYIWNNVRIASNVGISQSVVCDKAEVKEGVTLSKQCVLAYNVVIGPNISLPEGTVVSMHHPEEEEEEDDDEFLSDDAEVGHSKDKTKLKVFNPAEVGAEGKGYIWKSSSLDDTEDEELSQCLWGLVLNPDPESESEDSEPDGPDDPVIPSPEMEDVKVFQMEVLGTLQRGLEENISCDNLVLEINSLKYAYNITLKEVMQILTRVVLEYPFQQQGPQITPSQYVALLLPLLKKWAPVFKNYVKRAQDHLDCLSAFEEHFLEQESHWAAMVKVLMNMYQLEILEEEMILRWFSQGATTDKSRQLRKNQGLQKFIQWLEEAEESSEEEGE; encoded by the exons ATGGCTGGTAAAGGGGGAAAACAGAGTCGTTCGGGCTCTGGCTTTTCAGGTAGAAAAGGTGCAggtgagcaggaggaagaggagcagccGCTGCAGGCCGTCTTAGTCGCTGACAGCTTCAACCGGAGGTTTTTCCCGGTGACCAAAGACCAGCCGAGG GCTTTGCTGCCGCTGGGTAATGTGGCCATGATCGACTACACCCTGGAGTTCCTCACATCCACCGGCGTGCAGGAAACATTCGTCTTCTGCTGCTGGATGGCCAGTAAAATCAAGGAACACTTGCT gaagtcaaaGTGGTGTCGACCCACCTCTCCAAACACTGTCCACATCATCACCTCAGAGCTGTACCGCTCCCTGGGGGATGTGCTCAGGGATGTTGACACAAAGTCCCTCGTGCGCTCAGATTTCGTGTTGGTTTACGGAGACGTGGTATCGAATATTGACATCAGTCAGGCACTGCAAGAGCACAG GCATCGTCGAAAGATGGACAAGAACATCTCAGTGATGACGATGATGTTCAAGGAGTCATCGCCAGGTCACAGGTCCCGCTGTGAGGAAGATGATGTCATCGTTGCCATGGACAGCAAGAGCCAGCGGATTTTACACTACCAGAAGACGCAAGGGCTGAAGAGGCTACAGTTCCCCATG AACATTTTCCACAGTGGAAGTGACGAGTTTGAAATCCGACACGACCTCCTGGACTGTCATATCAGTATCTGCTCCCCACAG GTTGCTGAGCTCTTCACCGACAATTTTGACTACCAAACTAGGAATGATTTTGTCAGAGGGATGTTGGTCAATGAAGAG aTTCTGGGCAACCAGATACATATGCATGTCACCAAGGATGGTTACGGTGTCCGAGTGTCCAACCTTCTCATGTATGATTCGGTGTCCTCGGACCTCGTGCGGCGGTGGGTCTACCCGCTCACCCCTGAGGCTAACTTCATTGACCAGAAGGGACGGAGCTGTACACATTCCCGCCACAACGTCTACAGAGGGTCTGGAGTCAGCCTGGGTCACGGCAGCCAGATGGAGGAGAACGTTCTCATTGGCTGCGACACTAGCATCGGGGCTAACTGCTATATTTCTAATAGTGTCATTGGTAACAACTGCACCATAG GTGACAATGTAAACCTGGACCATGCCTACATCTGGAATAATGTTCGCATTGCCAGCAATGTGGGGATCAGCCAGTCTGTGGTCTGCGACAAGGCTGAGGTCAAAGAAGGTGTGACACTGAGTAAACAGTGTGTCCTGGCATATAAT GTGGTGATTGGACCAAACATCTCTCTACCAGAGGGCACTGTGGTGTCCATGCACcatccagaggaggaggaggaggaggatgacgatgAATTCCTGAGTGACGATGCCGAGGTTGGTCACAGTAAAGACAAAACCAAACTGAAAG tgTTCAACCCAGCAGAGGTTGGAGCCGAGGGGAAAGGCTACATCTGGAAGTCCAGCAGTCTGGATgacacagaggatgaagagCTGTCGCAGTGTCTCTGGG GTTTGGTGTTGAACCCTGACCCTGAGAGTGAAAGTGAGGACAGCGAGCCTGATGGTCCTGACGATCCAGTGATCCCCTCCCCCGAGATGGAAGATGTCAAAG TCTTCCAGATGGAGGTGCTGGGGACCCTGCAGAGAGGTTTGGAGGAAAACATCAGCTGTGACAATCTTGTACTCGAGATCAACTCTCTCAA gtACGCCTACAATATCACTCTGAAGGAGGTGATGCAGATTTTAACCAGAGTGGTGCTGGAGTACCCTTTCCAGCAGCAGGGCCCACAGATTACCCCATCGCAATACGTTGCTCTGCTCCTACCT ctaCTGAAGAAATGGGCGCCGGTGTTTAAGAACTATGTGAAGAGAGCACAGGACCATctagactgtctgtctgcctttgaGGAGCACTTCCTGGAGCAGGAGAGTCACTGGGCTGCTATGGTCAAG GTCCTGATGAACATGTACCAGCTGGAgatcctggaggaggagatgataCTGCGCTGGTTCTCCCAGGGAGCCACCACCGACAAGAGCAGACAGCTCCGCAAGAACCAGGGG CTTCAGAAGTTCATTCAGTGGTTGGAGGAAGCTGAGGAGTcctcagaggaggaaggggaatAA
- the LOC139296517 gene encoding crystallin J1A-like — protein sequence MAAALANRAIGAVVGSAVADSAAQPLHWVYDLQKLQGILAQDPNPEFRSESANPFYRRQTGLQSCYGDQAFVLLESLSECGGLNVEDLKQRTLKFFGPGSDYDTPVNDPYRERGGPRPQLPIEGPWRHASLKSFLKNVDAGKEETGCENDCQIDGITKLAPVVAFYAGKPDMLEKVEQAVRVTQNNDECVAETLAAARFLEHFILNGPDPKALDSVIDQLSDPNRKQPQDLDKAIIGHICQVKENLSKTPQELIPTVFPNTUGLPGAFQAALHGVLTAKHYEQAVRDTMSCGGCTCSRGSFIGACLGAQIGLEGIPASWTSKTLRHDTVLEHAKKITKHHQ from the exons ATGGCTGCAGCTCTGGCCAACAGAGCGATAGGAGCCGTCGTAGGATCAGCCGTCGCAGATTCAGCAG CGCAGCCCCTACACTGGGTGTACGACCTCCAGAAGCTGCAGGGGATTCTGGCTCAGGATCCAAACCCGGAGTTCCGCTCTGAGTCGGCCAACCCTTTCTACAGGAGGCAGACGGGCCTGCAGAGCTGCTACGGAGACCAGGCGTTTGTCCTGTTGGAGTCCTTGTCTGAATGTGGAG GTCTAAACGTTGAGGATCTGAAGCAGCGCACACTGAAATTCTTTGGGCCTGGATCAGACTATGACACGCCTGTCAACGATccttacagagagagaggag GGCCAAGACCTCAGCTGCCCATCGAGGGACCATGGCGACATGCAAGTCTGAAGAGCTTCCTGAAGAACGTGGATGCAGGCAAAGAGGAGACGG GCTGTGAGAACGACTGTCAGATCGATGGGATAACCAAACTGGCTCCTGTAGTGGCGTTTTATGCAGGAAAGCCTGACATGCTGGAAAAGGTTGAGCAGGCAGTCCGCGTCACCCAGAACAATGATGAATGTGTGGCAGAGACTCTGGCAGCTGCAAG GTTCCTGGAGCACTTCATCCTGAACGGTCCTGATCCAAAAGCCTTGGACTCTGTGATCGATCAGCTCAGTGACCCGAACAGGAAGCAGCCCCAGGATCTGGACAAAGCAATCATTG GGCACATTTGTCAGGTGAAGGAGAATCTATCAAAGACTCCTCAGGAGCTAATCCCCACTGTGTTTCCAAACACATGAG GTTTGCCAGGTGCATTCCAAGCAGCGCTGCATGGAGTCCTGACAGCCAAGCACTACGAGCAGGCTGTCAGAGATACCATGAGCTGTGGGGGATGCACCTGCAGCAGAGGCTCCTTCATCGGAGCCTGTCTGGGTGCTCAG ATTGGACTTGAGGGAATTCCAGCTTCCTGGACGTCCAAAACACTGCGTCATGACACTGTGTTGGAGCATGCCAAGAAGATAACCAAACACCACCAGTAG